A stretch of DNA from Melopsittacus undulatus isolate bMelUnd1 chromosome 23, bMelUnd1.mat.Z, whole genome shotgun sequence:
TCCAGCAGACCTCATCTCTGCAGGGTTTTGGGGTAGAAAGCACCAAGTCCAATGCCCATCAGCCTCAAAGGGCTCAGGGAACAATTCACCTGATGTGTTGTCAGGTAAAGCAGCCCCTGGGCATCGGAACGAGCCTTCAGGGACACTTAGCATCCAACTACAGCTCGGATCCCATCCTGACAACACCCTAAAAGCAGCAACTCAAGTCCCACATGTGTTTTCCCCAAGGCAGAAGGGTGCAGTGTGTCCTGACAGGAGATGACAATCCCAAAGCAGCTGAAGTGATGGGCTTAGGCCAGGGGGGCTGTGTGAGGGGGTAAATCCCTACCTTCCTGCATGAAATCACCCCGATTCCTGCTctcctggaaaagagaaacacaagGTGTTACTTCCTCTATGTCACCACTAAGTATTGCTTCCTACTACCAAGCTTTACAGCTATGGCTGCTCCAGGGAATGCTGTACAAAGCATAGAAAACAAGGATACTTACACCTTTGTCTGCTTCATCTCCcgacttttcctctccttctccctcaTCTGCTGTGCAAACAGAGGATTGTTTaagctggtgctgggggggttTTCTCCCACTTAACACTTCCCTAAgcaatccccccccccccagcattgAAATGGAATGATTCTGTCAGATGCAAGAGAAAACACTAAAAACCAGAGGAAAAAGGCCCCAAATGGGCTCGTACCATTGTCGGTGTCATCTCCTTCACTGTCAGTCTTTGCCTGTTTGCTCTCGGGCTCGTCCCCGCTCTGTGACTGTTTCCTCTTGCGGCCTCCCCCCTCTCCATCCGACCGCCCTCCAGAACGGTTCCGGAAGCCTCTTCTCTTGGGCTGAAGGGGAAAGGAATCACTGGGATCAATCCACTTGAGAAGCTTCAAACTCAAAGCATCCCACCCGTCCACTGCATCTCAGTTCCTGTGACCCTGCAGCTGTGGTTCTGGTTATAAAGGGATTTTATAGCTGGGTCAGTGCCCCTTGTGAGCGGATCTGGGATGGGGGAAGCATTCAGAGGCTCTATTCTGATTGCAAACGGGTCTATACAAGCTCAGTGGTACCCATCTCTAGTCAGGAAAATGTGAATTATTCCAGAGGGGAATAACTGATGGAAGCACCAGGAATGAAGCTCATGCTTCCCATAGGACTCCCCTTCCCAGCCAACCCACAGAGGGAAGCAACACCCACCCTGACAAGAAACCAAACCCGACGGTGACGACTTACCATGAGCGTGTTCATGTGCCAGGGCACCGACCCCATCCTGTCTCTGTTCCGTTGCCTCCCCATTCCATACGGCATATTCCCATACCGTCCCATTCCCATGCCTGACATCCCCATCATGCCATAGTCATAGTCTCCGTAGTCACCATAGTCACCATAATCTCCATAGTCGCCGTAGTCGCCGTAATCTCCATAGTCACCATAATCTCCATAGTCACCATACTCGGGAACCAGGGCttgggagaagagggaagggagCCTGTTGGATCCGGCCCCCCCCATCCCACGCCCTCCCATGTAGTTCAGCTCATTCCACCGGGCCGAGAGGCGCTCGGAGCTGGACGAGGGCATGAAGTGGTCGCTGCGGTTGAAGGCGTTGAGGCGGCCGCGGTTCTGGACGCGGTTCTGAGCCCGGCCCCTCATCAGCCCATAGTTGTTCCCTCTGTTGCGGGACTGATCCCTGCGCTCAAACTGGCTCCCGAAGGAATCGCCGCGGTCGGTGCCGACGTCGCCGTAGTCGTAGCCAGGCCGGTACATGTCCCGGTCGTTCATGGAGGACCTGGAGTCGTAGGAGTCGAAGGACTCGTATCTGaaggagctgtgggaggagaTGATGGTCAGCACATGGGGTGACATTCCCACACCTCACACAGGGGTTTGCATCTGGGTTCATCCCAATCCGCGTGGTTTTGGGCAGAAAACCACAATAATCCCTCAAATCCTTCACTTTTTGTATCCTGTGTCATCTTTTCCTTATTCTTGGTGGAATTCTCATGCAGCCCAACTGTTccaagcactgccaaggccacccctatCCCGTCTCATAAGGGACTTGTCTACAGGGGTTGGGAACACCTCCAggctgttccaatgcttgagcaccctttggggaaggaactggtcctcagctccatctaaacctgccctggagcagcttgaggccgtttcctcttgtcccatcccttgggagcagagcccagcccctcctggctccatcctctcaggcagttgtagggagccatcaggtcccccctaagccttctgttctccagactGGACCCTCCgggtccctcagcccttccccatcacccttgtgctccaggccctgctccagcccctcagtGCCTCTCTTGGAGcaaggggcccagaactggacacaggaTTCAAGGagtggcctcaccagtgcccagtgaagggacaatccctgccctggccctgctgccacactggtgctgacGAGCACAAGCTCAAGTCCAGCTCCATCCTCATCCATCCTCAGCTCTTTCTCCATGAGCAGCTTTCAAGctactcttccccaagcctgaaGCACTGCACGGGGCTGTTGTGGCCCAAGGACAGAACCTGGTTCTTTGCCCTGCTGAACTCCAGACCAGCTTCACCTGCAGTTCCACTAAAACCCATTACTTGCACTATAAAGCAGAAGGTGCAGAATCACCTCTCCTGGTCTTCCAACCCATCCCCTGTGCCACCACTGCCCTCCTTCGACAGCATATCCAGGCGCTGGTTGATCTTGGCGATGATGGAATCCGAGTTCTCGTTGGTGGAGTGCTCGGTGCCATAGGAGCTGATGTGCATGGAGGAGCCCACATCAGCATTGAGGCTCAGATCCGAAGCCTTGTGGgtttcccagctgctggagctggcaggAGCATAGTTGTATGAGGCTGCGGTGTTGGCGGCTGTGGTTTGGGTGTTGTAGTAGTCGTAGCCCTCATAGCCtggcaggaaagggaaaggacaTGGATGTTAATTCCATGGGATAGACACAGGAGGAAGAGTTTGGATGTGAACAGATCCCACCAGGCACAGCTGCAACTGGATCTGACCTCCTTGGAATGAAAGGTGGGCTCTAAAGCAGGGGAAAAGCCAAGATTCCTCTGCCCCCTATGGGTCCTCAccataaggacatggagctgctggagcaagggcagaggaaggcacgaggatgagcaggggatgcagcagctcccacatggagccaggctgagaacagtggagctggaggagagaagctgcgtggagacctcagagcagcttccagtgatGAAGGGGACTCCAAGGATGGGGAAAGGGAATTTCAtcagggataggacaagggctgatgggttcaaactgaacaGGAAAGATATGgctggaaataaggaagaagctcttccctgtgaggctgctgggacactgggatgggttggatggagaaggtttggatgctccatccctggtcaaggccaggcaggacagggcttggagcatcctgctctagtggaaggtgtccctgcccatagcaatGGGTTATGTACGGACAGATTCCAAGGGCAAACCTTGGGTTTGGAGGGGAAATTGCTATTAACCATTTTATTACTCAATAAATCAGTTCATTACTGCACCCATCTGCCCATCCAAGACCAAGGGAGGAATGGAGATGGGAAAGAAACAGCACTTCTCTCATCCACAAGGTAATTTCCCTGCTCTAAGGCACAGCCACCAGGGACAGAGCTTTGTGATGCTCCATGGGCCTAAGAAAGAGCTACAACCATGAAGCAAGGCAAAGGGAAGACCTGAACCAGTGAGGAGGAGAGTTCTGCACTCCAGTGTGGAGCAGAGACAGTGCAGGAGGTGgcagagagctgcagagcatcccaaaGCCAGAGGTAACAGTTGTAGTCAGCACATACCTTGCCAGCTCGTCGCATTCGTCCCATAGGTACCTGAAGGGGACAGAAAGAAGAGAGTGGTTCAGCTCCCAGAGCAACAAAGTCAAAAGCTGAGAGGTGAAATGGATCTAATTCAAGTTTAAGCACTGGTATaaaggatgggaaggaggaaacTGGGACTTCCAAGAGCTGATTATGGAAATGTAATGAATAATTAATAGATTTTACATGTTTCTTGAAGCACTTTTGAGCATTTGACACTTGAAAAGAGCTCAAAGATTCCATAAACCCCCTCAAGAAGCAGTAAAACTGCAGATGTTTGTTCCAATCATCACTTTTGGGGGTATtctggtggtgctgctgctgtttagGCTGCAAAGGAGGGAGCCCAGAGTCCCAAATAGCCTTGGACAGGCTTTTTTTGCAGCACTAAACCCACCCCCAGCATGTTCATCACCCCCAAAACTGTGTTTCATGGAGCCAGAGGAAGTAGAAATGAGTTAAAATCACTTCAAATGACTTAAAATAggtagaagaggaaaaaggtgGAAAGAAGTGTTTCTGCATCCCATTATTCTGGCTCAGAATCCAAAGTCAGCTCTACTCTCACCCAGAGACACAAACCTCACCTTGAGTGTTGGTGGCTCCAGTATTCCAAGTGCCATAACCTGCAAGGACAAGAAGGGAACTGTTAAAGCATCACCTCTGCTGCTGGTCCAGGCCTTGGTTCTGCCCCTACATGACCCTCAACCCATCCAAGTCTTTAGTTACAGCCTTGCTCCTGCTTTTCATGGcttggggctgctgctgctctgttgggactggatgagcttcaaggtcctttccaacccaaaccattccatgattccatgagGGATAAGTCATCCAAAGAACAGAGCCAACACTGAGAAGGGACTTCCAGTTGTGTTGTGCCACCAGAAGCATCCTTTTCCATAGGGAACACTGGATATCCTCATACATGAGCCAAGGTGAGGAATGCCACTCCAGGAGCCAGCAAAACACATGGAGCTCTTCCACTTCCCAGCACTAACTGCAAGCATTGCACTAATGAAGTGGCTTCATTCTGGTCTCCTGCACATCAGCAGTGGGTGAAGCACTGGCCCAGGTGAGGGAAGCACCACAGTGTTCACCAGCTCTTATTTCCCAGCAGAGATTTGGTTTTCCTCACCAAAATAACTCATTTCTCCACTTTAAACCATTCCCAGGGTGGAATCTGCATCCTCAGGGATGAAGGACTCTCCATGAGCTCAGCAACACCCGAGGGCATCAGAGGAACTCTGTGCTGCAATGAAACCAATCCTTGGGATCAAACCCAATGTGCTGGGATGTGCTAAACCACTTCCCAGGAGCTTGGCTGCCACTTCCCTGCAGGTAAATGGGGCTTTAATCTGGATTTGTTACTCTTATTGCCCACAAACCCATCCACAACTTAAagatcatggaatgggttgaagggaccttaaagctcctgcagttgcagggacaccttccactggagca
This window harbors:
- the AKAP8 gene encoding A-kinase anchor protein 8 isoform X1 encodes the protein MEQGYGGYGTWNTGATNTQGTYGTNATSWQGYEGYDYYNTQTTAANTAASYNYAPASSSSWETHKASDLSLNADVGSSMHISSYGTEHSTNENSDSIIAKINQRLDMLSKEGSGGTGDGLEDQESSFRYESFDSYDSRSSMNDRDMYRPGYDYGDVGTDRGDSFGSQFERRDQSRNRGNNYGLMRGRAQNRVQNRGRLNAFNRSDHFMPSSSSERLSARWNELNYMGGRGMGGAGSNRLPSLFSQALVPEYGDYGDYGDYGDYGDYGDYGDYGDYGDYGDYDYGMMGMSGMGMGRYGNMPYGMGRQRNRDRMGSVPWHMNTLMPKRRGFRNRSGGRSDGEGGGRKRKQSQSGDEPESKQAKTDSEGDDTDNADEGEGEEKSGDEADKASGDGCEDDDEEMKKKREKQRRRDRMRDRAMDRIQFACSVCKFRSFEEEEIQKHLQSKFHKETLRFIGTKLPDKTVEFLQEYIINRNKKIEKRRQELTEKEGTKQKPDPFKGIGQEHFFKKIEAAHCMACDMLIPAQNHLLQRHLRSADHNRNRRMAAEQFKKTSLHVAKSVLNNKHIVKMLEKYLKGEDPFTDEITDQDVDEAMEGGDGTGEGATEATAGTTTTTTEVSQEGEGGNVEAPEAAEPSQEFSKAEEFLKKLGEQDQPPKPLLMPPFLQDDELEGEEMTAEVTSEAAAAPSEAQEEPQKSVVSPQNETEEWAGKEEEEEEEAAPGSEGEEEEEAPAAATEPQPE
- the AKAP8 gene encoding A-kinase anchor protein 8 isoform X2, which codes for MEQGYGGYGTWNTGATNTQGTYGTNATSWQGYEGYDYYNTQTTAANTAASYNYAPASSSSWETHKASDLSLNADVGSSMHISSYGTEHSTNENSDSIIAKINQRLDMLSKEGSGGTGDGLEDQESSFRYESFDSYDSRSSMNDRDMYRPGYDYGDVGTDRGDSFGSQFERRDQSRNRGNNYGLMRGRAQNRVQNRGRLNAFNRSDHFMPSSSSERLSARWNELNYMGGRGMGGAGSNRLPSLFSQALVPEYGDYGDYGDYGDYGDYGDYGDYGDYGDYGDYDYGMMGMSGMGMGRYGNMPYGMGRQRNRDRMGSVPWHMNTLMPKRRGFRNRSGGRSDGEGGGRKRKQSQSGDEPESKQAKTDSEGDDTDNDEGEGEEKSGDEADKASGDGCEDDDEEMKKKREKQRRRDRMRDRAMDRIQFACSVCKFRSFEEEEIQKHLQSKFHKETLRFIGTKLPDKTVEFLQEYIINRNKKIEKRRQELTEKEGTKQKPDPFKGIGQEHFFKKIEAAHCMACDMLIPAQNHLLQRHLRSADHNRNRRMAAEQFKKTSLHVAKSVLNNKHIVKMLEKYLKGEDPFTDEITDQDVDEAMEGGDGTGEGATEATAGTTTTTTEVSQEGEGGNVEAPEAAEPSQEFSKAEEFLKKLGEQDQPPKPLLMPPFLQDDELEGEEMTAEVTSEAAAAPSEAQEEPQKSVVSPQNETEEWAGKEEEEEEEAAPGSEGEEEEEAPAAATEPQPE
- the AKAP8 gene encoding A-kinase anchor protein 8 isoform X4, giving the protein MEQGYGGYGTWNTGATNTQGTYGTNATSWQGYEGYDYYNTQTTAANTAASYNYAPASSSSWETHKASDLSLNADVGSSMHISSYGTEHSTNENSDSIIAKINQRLDMLSKEGSGGTGDGLEDQESSFRYESFDSYDSRSSMNDRDMYRPGYDYGDVGTDRGDSFGSQFERRDQSRNRGNNYGLMRGRAQNRVQNRGRLNAFNRSDHFMPSSSSERLSARWNELNYMGGRGMGGAGSNRLPSLFSQALVPEYGDYGDYGDYGDYGDYGDYGDYGDYGDYGDYDYGMMGMSGMGMGRYGNMPYGMGRQRNRDRMGSVPWHMNTLMPKRRGFRNRSGGRSDGEGGGRKRKQSQSGDEPESKQAKTDSEGDDTDNADEGEGEEKSGDEADKASGDGCEDDDEEMKKKREKQRRRDRMRDRAMDRIQFACSVCKFRSFEEEEIQKHLQSKFHKETLRFIGTKLPDKTVEFLQEYIINRNKKIEKRRQELTEKEGTKQKPDPFKGIGQEHFFKKIEAAHCMACDMLIPAQNHLLQRHLRSADHNRNRRMAAEQFKKTSLHVAKSVLNNKHIVKMLEKYLKGLQARPHLPMGNGIKGCRQI
- the AKAP8 gene encoding A-kinase anchor protein 8 isoform X3 translates to MEQGYGGYGTWNTGATNTQGTYGTNATSWQGYEGYDYYNTQTTAANTAASYNYAPASSSSWETHKASDLSLNADVGSSMHISSYGTEHSTNENSDSIIAKINQRLDMLSKEGSGGTGDGLEDQESSFRYESFDSYDSRSSMNDRDMYRPGYDYGDVGTDRGDSFGSQFERRDQSRNRGNNYGLMRGRAQNRVQNRGRLNAFNRSDHFMPSSSSERLSARWNELNYMGGRGMGGAGSNRLPSLFSQALVPEYGDYGDYGDYGDYGDYGDYGDYGDYGDYGDYDYGMMGMSGMGMGRYGNMPYGMGRQRNRDRMGSVPWHMNTLMPKRRGFRNRSGGRSDGEGGGRKRKQSQSGDEPESKQAKTDSEGDDTDNADEGEGEEKSGDEADKASGDGCEDDDEEMKKKREKQRRRDRMRDRAMDRIQFACSVCKFRSFEEEEIQKHLQSKFHKETLRFIGTKLPDKTVEFLQEYIINRNKKIEKRRQELTEKEGTKQKPDPFKGIGQEHFFKKIEAAHCMACDMLIPAQNHLLQRHLRSADHNRNRRMAAEQFKKTSLHVAKSVLNNKHIVKMLEKYLKVLLTLLVLVWFALCSCIEPADVPSSIPSLSPESIQTETVIKETKVAKGIPLPPKPPLELGPLKGGGHTPGSPPPPPVSVRVGKPPLDSRWD